One window from the genome of Variovorax sp. PAMC26660 encodes:
- a CDS encoding sugar ABC transporter substrate-binding protein, with protein MFSSRSILAMAAMSLAASAAFAADQPIIGLVTKTETNPFFVKMKEGAQEEAKKLGAKLLSGAGKADGDNAGQITAMENMIAAGAKTILITPSDAKAIVPAIKKARDKGIMVIALDSPADPPDATDALFATNNYTAGVLIGEYAKAAMAGKTPKIVALDLLPGHPVGAQRHNGFMKGFGLAANDAKSNELSKAPEIVCMADSYGDQAKAQTVMENCLQKAPEVNLVYTINEPAAAGAYNALKRAGKEKGVMIVSVDGGCQGIKDTNAGIIAATSQQYPLKMAAMGVAAGVEFAKTGKKATGYVDTGVTLIAGKSVTGVESKDTKTGAELCWGKK; from the coding sequence ATGTTCAGCTCCCGCTCCATCCTGGCCATGGCGGCCATGTCTTTGGCCGCATCGGCCGCCTTTGCAGCAGACCAGCCCATCATCGGCCTGGTCACCAAGACCGAGACCAACCCCTTCTTCGTGAAGATGAAGGAAGGCGCGCAGGAAGAAGCCAAGAAGCTCGGCGCCAAGCTGCTGTCGGGCGCGGGCAAGGCCGACGGCGACAACGCGGGCCAGATCACCGCGATGGAAAACATGATCGCGGCCGGCGCCAAGACCATCCTGATCACGCCGAGCGACGCGAAGGCCATCGTGCCGGCGATCAAGAAGGCGCGCGACAAGGGCATCATGGTGATCGCGCTCGACAGCCCGGCCGATCCACCGGATGCCACCGACGCGCTCTTCGCCACCAACAACTACACCGCCGGCGTGCTGATCGGCGAATACGCCAAGGCCGCGATGGCCGGCAAGACGCCCAAGATCGTCGCGCTCGACCTGCTGCCGGGCCACCCGGTGGGCGCGCAACGCCACAACGGTTTCATGAAGGGCTTCGGGCTCGCAGCGAACGACGCCAAGTCGAACGAACTGTCGAAGGCGCCAGAGATCGTCTGCATGGCCGACAGCTACGGCGACCAGGCCAAGGCGCAGACGGTGATGGAAAACTGCCTGCAGAAGGCGCCCGAGGTGAACCTGGTCTACACGATCAACGAACCCGCAGCGGCCGGTGCCTACAACGCGCTCAAGCGCGCAGGCAAGGAGAAGGGCGTGATGATCGTCTCGGTCGACGGCGGTTGCCAGGGCATCAAGGACACCAACGCCGGCATCATCGCCGCGACCTCGCAGCAGTACCCGCTGAAGATGGCCGCCATGGGCGTGGCCGCGGGCGTGGAGTTCGCCAAGACCGGCAAGAAGGCCACGGGTTATGTCGACACCGGCGTGACGCTGATCGCCGGCAAGAGCGTGACGGGTGTCGAAAGCAAGGACACCAAGACCGGCGCCGAGTTGTGCTGGGGCAAGAAGTAA